Proteins co-encoded in one Stenotrophomonas maltophilia genomic window:
- a CDS encoding Imm52 family immunity protein, giving the protein MILGAQANLRTKPTSRTPEEVLSRARGLTQSLARTHSLLKSWYALPSGPADKYVSLQDADALLGSMRSRIESSRSRFGHYEELGASLMLANVDNDRDWRKPGVVVLDLNPTSGRNSFSIKGIAAFGEAASSVMLNALIESVKAIQPEFACTDVKARTLENELVNYQISRRLYQHRQFFGWMGFVPAQITHAQIRDAHSVHPVDGLGTVIVSVPGVFDPTDDAQVDKVHRVEMDLASYDLLPVTDPHFKG; this is encoded by the coding sequence ATGATTCTGGGCGCTCAAGCCAATCTGCGCACAAAGCCGACCTCCCGTACACCCGAGGAGGTGCTGAGTAGGGCCAGGGGACTTACCCAAAGCCTGGCGCGGACGCACTCATTATTGAAGAGCTGGTATGCGTTGCCCTCGGGTCCCGCAGATAAGTATGTGTCCCTGCAAGACGCCGATGCCTTGCTGGGTTCAATGAGGAGCCGTATTGAGAGCAGTCGTAGCCGTTTCGGCCACTATGAAGAGCTTGGAGCTTCATTGATGCTGGCCAACGTTGACAATGATCGGGATTGGCGAAAGCCCGGTGTGGTTGTGCTCGACTTGAACCCAACATCAGGACGCAATAGTTTCAGTATTAAAGGGATCGCAGCCTTCGGAGAAGCTGCTTCGTCAGTCATGCTCAATGCATTGATCGAATCGGTGAAGGCGATTCAGCCAGAATTCGCTTGTACAGATGTCAAGGCTAGAACGCTCGAAAATGAACTTGTTAACTACCAGATCAGCCGGCGTCTGTATCAGCACCGTCAGTTCTTTGGCTGGATGGGCTTCGTGCCCGCGCAGATCACCCACGCGCAGATCCGCGACGCACACTCGGTCCATCCGGTTGATGGCCTGGGGACGGTGATCGTCTCTGTACCGGGCGTGTTCGACCCCACCGACGACGCGCAGGTCGACAAGGTGCACCGCGTCGAAATGGATCTGGCCAGCTACGACCTGCTGCCGGTGACAGATCCCCACTTCAAGGGCTGA
- a CDS encoding Tox-REase-5 domain-containing protein: MGTRIIGPRPWLGPGMGGGNGGVDEDGHPVEPHGGPTTGDVVDGIRDVVDGIQRRVRGEAKPDARAEPKVKAREVDCSQMPDETACNECLLKEGFIGPPLTPRYVTQSNLINYEYQLYIANLRSAPLRFGFMVADKADPDRRLFSVDTLFDYLERGGFSRTVQEWHFNACEFDGFWLKDCTVVEAKGRYDQFLDEHGDVKYGFVRQSVFGPWREQMDRQRAAIGIAGASAKLLWCFMQPRVMSAAITMDFVDPLLCRYEPFFGGNA, translated from the coding sequence ATGGGCACCAGAATCATCGGCCCGCGGCCTTGGCTTGGGCCCGGCATGGGAGGCGGCAACGGCGGCGTGGATGAAGACGGCCATCCGGTGGAACCCCACGGTGGGCCGACCACCGGTGACGTGGTCGATGGCATTCGCGATGTGGTGGATGGCATCCAGCGGCGGGTGCGCGGTGAAGCCAAGCCGGATGCGCGCGCTGAGCCGAAGGTCAAGGCGCGGGAGGTGGACTGCTCGCAGATGCCCGACGAAACCGCGTGCAACGAGTGCCTGCTGAAGGAGGGGTTCATCGGTCCACCCCTGACCCCGCGCTATGTGACCCAAAGCAATCTGATCAATTACGAGTATCAGCTGTACATCGCCAATCTACGCTCGGCACCACTGCGGTTTGGTTTCATGGTCGCCGACAAGGCGGATCCTGATCGGCGGTTGTTCTCGGTGGATACGTTGTTTGACTACCTTGAACGCGGTGGGTTCTCACGCACCGTGCAGGAGTGGCACTTCAACGCTTGCGAGTTTGATGGGTTCTGGTTGAAGGACTGCACGGTGGTGGAGGCGAAGGGGAGGTATGACCAGTTTCTGGATGAACATGGAGACGTGAAGTATGGCTTCGTTCGGCAGAGTGTCTTCGGTCCATGGCGCGAGCAAATGGATAGGCAGCGTGCCGCGATTGGGATCGCCGGGGCATCAGCCAAACTTTTGTGGTGTTTCATGCAGCCGCGGGTGATGAGTGCGGCGATAACAATGGATTTTGTCGATCCACTTCTCTGCAGGTACGAGCCGTTCTTTGGAGGAAATGCATGA
- the cydX gene encoding cytochrome bd-I oxidase subunit CydX gives MWYFAWILGAGLASTVAILNGMWFEAREQNRIEKENRH, from the coding sequence ATGTGGTATTTCGCCTGGATTCTCGGTGCCGGCCTCGCCTCGACGGTGGCCATCCTCAACGGCATGTGGTTCGAAGCCCGCGAGCAGAACCGCATCGAGAAGGAAAATCGTCACTGA